The window ACCTCAGAAGACAGCGGGAGGGCAGCCCCCTTGGTGGAAAGTGTTGGGGGGACCACCAGAccctcactccctctcttccctctggggggtggggtccaGGCCCAGGTGACCCCTGGGGGGCAGCTGCAGTGGGGGGGGGATGCTCTTGGGGCGGAGGATATCGGGGCCTCAGCAGTGCCCCACTGAGAGGCCACCCACGCAGGCAGGGCTCCCGGTCCAGGCCCAGCAGGAAGGGGGCACCCGGCCTGCCTCCGACCCCAGGCATCACCCACAGGGGCAGCTGCTGGGGCCCAGGTTCTGGTCTTGGCAGGGGCTATAGCAACAGTGGCCTCAGGTGTGGAGATCTCTCCTGGGCCCCCTGTTCCCCCTCAACCCGGCCTGAccagccctggggggggggggcatggccttCTCAGGACACTGGGCCGGCCACCTGCACCTGGGGACCAGGGGGGATCTGTGTGCACCAGCACttctgggcccaggctggggggctTCCCGGTTGCAGGAGACAGGGCCTGTGCCGACGGCACCTGCGCTCCCGCCGCCCGGAGGACCAGCGAGGGGCCGGGGCCGGGTGGGAGGCCCAGCACAGCGGGGTCTGCGGAGCCTCCGGGGAAGCGAGGCGGCATGGAGAGGGCCCTGCTTCTCCCCCAGGGCCACACTTGGGGTCCAGGGCTCTGACACCGTTCCCCGCCCCGTGAAAGACATGCTCTGTGGGGGACGAGGCCTCACAGGCCCCAGGAGGCGCAGCTCATCGtgaccggggtgggggtgggggtgcgggtggaCCTGGCAgccgccccttcccctccctgggctccggCGGGCGAGCACGGCGGCCGCGTGTCCTCTCAAAGTCCTTTATTGTACAAGGTCAGGTCGGGGGAGGGGCGCCGAAGGGCGCGGGCACAGAGCGAAGGCGATAAATATGCCAAGCTTTCTCTTTAAATCAGGCATTTATAAACAAGAGCGCATAcgttaattacataaaaatagcTTTCGAATCGTAGAGTAAGTCGTATTGTCGTTAGCAGCAGCAAAGGAGAGGACGGGGCGCGGTGGGTGCTCCTGGCGGGGACACAGGTAGAGCTGCGTTTTTCCTTAATTGAAGAGAAGGTCGTTGCGACTCCTGCTGTCGGACGGACAAGCTTCCTCGGGACCCACGGGCAGGGCGACCCCGTCCCGCAGAGGAGCAGGTCCCGTTCCGACGGCCCAGGACACAGGGCggctcccgggtagcagaggggCCTCTGGAACCCCCGCGTACGCGGGTGGTGAGGGTATAACGGAGTCTCCGGGCGTCGCCCGGCCGGCCAGCTGCGAGGCGGAGGCGGGAAGGGTTAGCTGCCCGTGGATTGTTATTGCTGTTGTGTTTCCCTTCGGGAAGCCTCTCCGGGCAGAGGAAGGCGAGCGACTCGCTACACAGTCGGACGGTGTCACACCCGGTCACCTGCCCACAGGACccccgctccctggggaagggcagggccgCAGCTGcaccagggagggggctgggcccgTGTGAGCTGCACCCCAGGGTGGAGCTGCCGGGCACCCCTGCCCCGGCCTCGCCCAGGGAGCTGCCCGGGAAGGCTGAGCTGCTGGTGAAGGGGAGCCGCCCGTGTGCCTCCCGCCCCGTCgctgccccccaggcctgggtgggacagggcctgccctgggccccatcCCCCGGCTCCTGGGGACAAGAAGCCACTGCGTGTCTACCTCTTCCCCATGACGTTTGGGGACACAGCTGGCAGAGGCGTGGGTGACTGGGGGGGACAGTGCCAGGGGACGGACAGGTGGCTCCCTCGTGTCCAACTTGGAGGTCGTGTCTCCCCCCGGAGCCCGCCCGGCCCCACAGAAGCGCACCCACACGCACAAGCTCCAGCTACACCGTTTAGTTCCCTTGAAAAGGGGCTGAAAAAAACACGACTAGAAAAACAAGGCTGACACGCATTCTGAGAGTTGCCTAACTGACCCTTTGCAGACACGGTAATAATGCCCATCGAGGGGTGTACGTGTGGCAGAGGCTGAATTCCATGCATACAGGTTTAATAACtgcaaaagaacaacaaagcgaaaagaaaaaaacccaaacgCTCGCTGCGATCACGGTGTCCCTTTTGCATTGCACTTCAGAAGGGGGCCCAGCGGCACCCGGGCCCCCAGTAAACCCAGGGCGACCCGCAGGGGATGTCGCACCCACGTCCCCGCCCGACGCGCAGCTGCCGTGGCGTCAGGACGGAGACGGCGAAGATTCCGGTAAGATCTTCCTCGTCCACAAATACCGTCATCTCCGGCGGGCAGCGCCCGTCTCCCGGGAAATCACTTCCAAGCTTGGGCGTGGAAAACCTTATACGATTTGCATAAACAACAGCGGAGAGTAAACGAGATTATCTGGAATAAATGCAAGGAACTTATTCTTATAGTGGCAGGTTCGATCGCTACTGGACGGATATCTGGGGGTAAAGACGAGTCGGGATTCGCTGTACAAGATGCTGGAAGGCACAGAACTACCCCCGAAGTTCAGTTTTTGCATTTCGTTTCCGTGTGATTCCCTTGTTCAACCGAGCACCAGAGGGGCTTCTCGCGCCCGAGCAGGCAGGCGGGTTCAACGTCTGAAAGGTGAGAACCTCAGTCAGCTGGGGGAGAAACAGGGGAAGGTTTCCGACAAAGTGCAGTTCTAAGTGTACGTTAAATGAACAAACGAACgagagaaaaaggagagtgaAGTAATGCTGTTTTGTTCTGCTGCTGCGGCCTCGGCTGGCGGAGCGCCATCTGCCCAGCGGAGCAGGTCGCTGCGGCCGGGCGGCCGGACAGTCCTGTCCGCTcggcaggtggaggggggccgGCTAAGGCGGCAGTGTCAGCTCCGGCGCGGGCGCTCCCCTCCCCGCGGCAGCACAGGAGACCTGGGTCCTTGTCGCTGAAAAAATAGACTCTGGAGAAAAACCCTCCCTGTCCTCATGCAGCCGCGGGCCGAGGAGCTGTGATGGCTTCGCCGGGCGTCGCCCCGGCTCCCTTGGGGTCCCGATGGCGTCACGTGGTGGTGGGGCTTTTAAAAGTTAGTCATTAAAAAACGTGTTGATTTTCTTCTGAATACCAAGTCTCCTTATTGGTTTTAAATAGCTTATAACAAAAGTGTAATGTTAGGGTGTCCCAGGCAAGCGGAGGCTGCGGTGGGGCCCCGCTTGCGCCTGAACTTGGCCAGTAGAAAATTTGCTGTGGATTCCAAAAGAATGTGGTTCCAAACACTCGCTTGGTGGAGGCACAGTAAGACGTTGTGCTATCTGGGCCgggaggagggcgggcgggcCCACCCACGCAGAGCCCCGTGGCCGGCGACTGCCCGCCCTTCCCCGCAGGGTCCAAACCGGGACAGGACGCCGGGGGTCCACTAGGGATCCAGCTCCGTGGCGCTCTCGCTGCCCGCGGCCtcggggcggggccgcggccaCAGCTGCTCCTGCAGCTCCTTCACCACCTTCTCCAGGTGCTCGCGGGCCTCGCGCTCCCGCAGCAGGTCTGCGCGCAGCTGCTCGCGGTCGGCCTCTGCGTGCTGCAGCTTCACCTGCAGGTCCTCGATCTGCAAGGAAACCTGTGTCAGCGACCCCACGCGCGGCCGTCACCGGCGCCGCGAGAGCCTCCAGGGTGCCAGTCCGGACCCACGCCGGCCGCCCGCTGGGCACGCGGAGCCCAAGGCGGGGACTCGGGGCAGCAGTGCCTGGGGCCTCAGCGAGGCCGGcggagaggccacccagcccactGCCCGCAGGGGGGCCGCCCGGGAGGGGATCCCTGCGCCCGCCGGCCCGCGCACCTGGGCGGAGTCTGCGCCCTCCcgccggcccgcccgcccgcgcacCTGGGCGGAGTACTTGGCGCGCAGGCGGCCGGCCTCGCAGCCCTTGTCGCACACCCGGACCTGCCGCGCCTGCTCCAGCTCCCGCTTCAGGCGCAGCCGCGCCTCGTTCGCCTCCTTCATCTTCTTCTCGTTCTCGGCGCGGAGGCGCTCAATCTCTTTCCGCAGGTTGCGCTTCGCCTCCGTGGCCTCCCGCAGCTTCTCCTTCTTGGCCACGCGCAGGAACTCCAGCTCCTGTGCGGCAGCTCGGTCACCGCCGCCCGACGGCCGCGGGCTCCCAGCGCcgcccccacccactcccacggGGAACAGGCCTGCGGGCAAGCCaggcagatacacacacacacagacgtgCGCATACACGCATGTACAGACACGCACAGACATAGACACgtgcacacagacacgcacacagaCGTGCACATACACGCATGTACAGACACGCACAGACACATGCATCCAGACACGcagacatgtgcacacacagatgTGCACATGCACGCAtgtacagacacacagacacgcacacagaCGTGCACATACACGCATGTACAGACACGCACAGACAGAGACACATGCATACAGACACGCACACAGACGTGCACACACAGATGTGCACATGCACGCATGTACAGACATgtgcacacagacatgcacacaggcacagacgtacacagacacacaggcctgCCCTCCCGGCACTGGCCGCTCCACGGCACCTGTGATCCAGGAAGTGCCACCACTgggctcctctctgcctccacaCCCTCCTGTCTCCCTGCACGTTGACGGGTCCCCGCAAGGTCCCGCGGCCTCAGGGCTCTCACCCCCTGCGTGCCAGGGCTCCGCTCTCACCAGCACCCACTCTGGGCCTGGGGTCTGGCCAGGAGGCTGCTGCACTTAGAAGCTGCTGCGGAGCCTGGACCGCCTTCTCCCCGAGTTCCCTCCGTGCCCATGGTGCCCAGCCAGGGGTTCCCTCAGCGCGTGGCAGGTGGCACCGAGCCAGAGGGAGGCAGCCCCTTCCCCGCTGCTCCAGCTGGTTATCTGTGACGCACCCTGCAAACACGCTCATAAATATGCATGTGGGAGTCACACCTCCACCAGAGCCAGGCCGGAGGGCAGcgccagggaggggagggcagtggtgcGCAGAGCCTGGTGCCTGAAATACGCTCAGAGGGGGCGCCCGCTATCCTGGGGCTCTCGAGACCGCAGGGTTGTGTTGTGCTAGCAGCCCACGTGTGAAGCTGCCCCGAGCTGCCAGACGCCAGCAGAGGTGTGAATTCACCAAAGCGGGTGTGaaggccccgccctccccaggcgCTGGGAACTCACTCAGCCTCCCCCACTCCTCAGAGAAGCAGCAAGCAAGCGGGGACAGCGGCGGGGAGACGGGCTGAGCTCCGGGACCCACAGGGGTCCTGCCCTGCTCGGGGGACGAGGGTGCCGCTGGGGCCCAGATGGCTTTAAGCCTCCAGCTCCCTTGTCACAAGAAAGTCACTTCTGTGTGGTTGTCTAGGcctggtgagggagggagaggcagtctgtgtgtgtgtgtttgagagccGTGTGGGGGGAGAGCCGTGGGGGGGGGAGagccgtggggtggggggtgagccgtggggggggggagagctgtgggggggcGAGTCGTGGGGGGGAAGAGCCGTGGGGGGGGGAGAGCCATTGGGGGGGGAAGAGGCAATGTGGGTGCGGAAGAGCCGTGTGGGGGGCATTGCCCGTGCCTGGCGCCCTCCTTCCTGGCCACGCGGACACCGTGGGGGGCCTGCACACCTGCTGCTGGGGGCTGGCGGCCCCTCCCTCTAGAACACAGGCTGAGGAAAGGCCCGCAAACCCCTGCCTGCGGTCACCTGGTGGAGGCTGCGCTTGGCCTGCAGGGCGGCGCTCAGCTTCTCCTCCTGCTTCACGCGCATCTTCACCACCTCGTGCAGGAACTTCTCTTTGGCCTCCTTGGTGTCCAGGCCGCCCTCCAGGGCTTGACGCAGGTGCTCCAGCTCCGCCTCCAGCCCCCCACTCGGGGTGTCGGTGGGGGCCGAGGTGTCCGGGgctgtggggggggcgggggggccatgCACCCCTGGGGAGCTCAGGTCCTTGGCTGAGCTGGACGAGGTAAAGGACGGAGAGGAGAGCGAGGACAGGGAGGAGGTGACTGTGGAAACAAACAGGTGCCAGTTACGGGGGGGCTCGCACCACCCCCTCCCGGGAGGGCTGGCCGCCGGGGCGAGGGGCTGGCCGCCGGGGTAGCAGGCGACTCACACGTAcattcctctctgctctccacctccacctctgcctctgaGTCCTTGTCGTCCTCCGGGGTGACTGTGGGCGCCTGTGTCTCTGTGGCCCCAGGTGTGTCCACTGCCAACTTCCGCTTCCGCGGCTGGATGCAGGTGGCGAGGGGCTCGGGGGCCCGGGAGACGATGGTGGCACATGGCGGGCTGCTCACCACCTTCTGCTGGGCCGGTGGGGCCAGGGCCACGTTGGGGGCCACACCGGTCTCGAAGCTCTTGTAGGAGTAAAAGCTGCAGGGGCggaggcatggggtgggggggctgtcaGCGCCGGCCAGCAGGCGAGTGCTCAGCACGGAAGGTGTGAGGGAGACGcctgcagggcccggggctgaAACCAACACTGGCTGCCACGGCTGCAGCCAACCCTGACTCCACAGGAAGTTCCAGACCAGCTCTTCCTGACGCCCATCACAGCGGCCAACTGGCAATGGCTGGACAGCTGGGGCCTGGGCATCGGGAAGCCTACACCCACCACATGCCAGGCACAGACGCCCAGGGTCACTCAAATGAGaggtgggccctggctggttactcagtggttagagcagggggggggtgggcaaactttttgactcgagggccacaatgggttcctgaactggaccggagggccggaacaaaagcatggatggagtgtttgtgtgaactaatataaattcaaagtaaacatcattccataaaagggtacggtcttttttttttagttttattcatttcaaacgggccgaatccggcccgcaggccgtagtttgcccacggccgggttagagtgtcagcctgtggaccaaagggtcacaggtttgattcccagtcaagggcatgtagctcggttccaggttcgatccccagccccggggcacgtgcaggaaggagaaaagcaatcgatgtgtctcacaagGATGTCCCCGCccactccctttcactctctaagaatcaatgggaaaaatgcccttgggtgaggattcactgaaaagcaaataacaacaaaaaaacctaagGCGGGTCCCACTGCCCCAGCCCATGGAGGctcaggcagcaggcagccaggctgCGGGAGCGGGTGGCAGGGCTGCGCACGCAGGTGGGAGCACACCCGGCCTCACAGGCAGCTCAGTAGGGAGCTGACCACTGACTTGGAGGCTGCAGAGTCCAGCGGGGCCCAGGCCTGCGGGGACCGCTGGCCGCTGAGCAGCCGGCCCCTTACCTGTCGCGAatcagggctgggaggtggggggagagctcCTTGTCACTGGCAGAGACGGCAGGGGACCAGGGTCGGAAGGCGGAGAGGCGCTGGCGAGGGTGAGCACAGCCCAGGCTCTgccgggggagagggaggggcactGGTATCAGAGGCCAGTGCACTGCGCTggtggccccgccccacccagcatgcaccgcccctgccccgccccatccgcaagccccgccccgccccgcgcagaccccgcccctctcccgccccgccccgcgcagaccccgcccctctcccgccccgccccgccccgcgcagACCTTGCTGGAGGAGCTGGCCAGGGTCCGCAGCCAGCTGGACTGTTTGTCCTTCTCAGAAGACgtggggtgctgggagggagcaTCGTCTGTTTTTCGGATGGAGACGGGGGGCTCAGAGGAGACCTGTGAGCGACACAAATGTTCCCGTTGGCACCTGGGGACGCCCACGCCCTGGGTAGCGTCCCCCAACCAGCAGACTCCACTGATGCGCTGCGTGGGGCCCTCACCATCACCCCGTGGTGCCCCACAGCCAGCAGCCGCCCAGGGCCTTCCAAAGTCTGCGCTGACCAGCCCCGCTCCCTGGCCCAGTGGCCTGTCCGGGAAGACCCCAGGGGACAGACGCCCGGGGACAGACCCCCAGGGACAGACGCCCAGGGACAGACCCCCAGGGGACAGACGCCCAGGGGCAGACCCCCCCAGAGACAGACGCCCAGGGGCAGACCCCTGGGGGACAGACTCCCAGGAGTGTGCTTGTCAGCAGCCGAAGCTTCCCTGGGTGTCCCAcggccccccacccaccccagcccccgAGTTCTGGATTTCACCAAACAGGACGAACTTCAAAAGCTGCTTCTGGCCTGCACCGTGAGGTGGGGTGAGCGGCCTGCAGCAATGAGCCCTCCGAGAAAACATCTCAAAACAGAGGCACTGCTCACACCAGGTGAGCTCAGCTTCCTGGAACTGGGGACCTAGGTGGGCTCCTGGGGGACACAGGGTCTCGACTCCCAAGGTACAAGGGGCCTGGGCGTGTCCAGGAGACGGGGGCATCCACACCACGGGCCAAAAACACCCACTGAGGGCGTGGGGCTGCGGACAAGGCCGTCACTCCCGACCCCGCCGGGAGCGCTGGGAGACAGTGTTGTGCCACAGAACTggccgaggggtggggggaggcggtcGGTCACAGTGCTGCTCACCACGGCGGTCACTAGGAAACAGGAGACCTGGGCCGGCCGGACCCGGGGCAGGGACCATGGACCAGGGGAAGGTCCTGTCCAGGCCCACGGAGTGAGTGAGCAGCAGGTGACAGGCGCCTGCACCCTACAGCCCCTCTCCGCTCAAGGGACAGGGTGTGGGTTGGGGCCAGGGAGCCTCACCCCCAAATTCCACTCCAGGAAGCAGGCAGCCCTCCAGCGCGGGAGGACTGTGGACGAGAGGGGCCACGTGCTGAcctgacagctcaggggaggcctgcgtggcggtcctgcaaactcagagacctacagtcaccacaaaggatggtctgaaattaaacttgaact is drawn from Myotis daubentonii chromosome 3, mMyoDau2.1, whole genome shotgun sequence and contains these coding sequences:
- the SKI gene encoding ski oncogene isoform X2, which codes for MEAAAGGRGGFQPHPGLQKTLEQFHLSSMSSLGGPAAFSARWAQEAYKKEGAKEAGAAAVPAPVPAAAEPPPVLHLPAIQPPPPVLPGPFFMPSDRSTERCETVLEGETISCFVVGGEKRLCLPQILNSVLRDFSLQQINSVCDELHIYCSRCTADQLEILKVMGILPFSAPSCGLITKTDAERLCNALLYGGAYPPPCKKELAASLALGLELRERSVRVYHECFGKCKGLLVPELYSSPSAACIQCLDCRLMYPPHKFVVHSHKALENRTCHWGFDSANWRAYILLSQDYTGKEEQARLGRCLDDVKEKFDYGNKYKRRVPLVSSEPPVSIRKTDDAPSQHPTSSEKDKQSSWLRTLASSSSKSLGCAHPRQRLSAFRPWSPAVSASDKELSPHLPALIRDSFYSYKSFETGVAPNVALAPPAQQKVVSSPPCATIVSRAPEPLATCIQPRKRKLAVDTPGATETQAPTVTPEDDKDSEAEVEVESREEFTSSLSSLSSPSFTSSSSAKDLSSPGVHGPPAPPTAPDTSAPTDTPSGGLEAELEHLRQALEGGLDTKEAKEKFLHEVVKMRVKQEEKLSAALQAKRSLHQELEFLRVAKKEKLREATEAKRNLRKEIERLRAENEKKMKEANEARLRLKRELEQARQVRVCDKGCEAGRLRAKYSAQIEDLQVKLQHAEADREQLRADLLREREAREHLEKVVKELQEQLWPRPRPEAAGSESATELDP
- the SKI gene encoding ski oncogene isoform X1 — translated: MEAAAGGRGGFQPHPGLQKTLEQFHLSSMSSLGGPAAFSARWAQEAYKKEGAKEAGAAAVPAPVPAAAEPPPVLHLPAIQPPPPVLPGPFFMPSDRSTERCETVLEGETISCFVVGGEKRLCLPQILNSVLRDFSLQQINSVCDELHIYCSRCTADQLEILKVMGILPFSAPSCGLITKTDAERLCNALLYGGAYPPPCKKELAASLALGLELRERSVRVYHECFGKCKGLLVPELYSSPSAACIQCLDCRLMYPPHKFVVHSHKALENRTCHWGFDSANWRAYILLSQDYTGKEEQARLGRCLDDVKEKFDYGNKYKRRVPLVSSEPPVSIRKTDDAPSQHPTSSEKDKQSSWLRTLASSSSKSLGCAHPRQRLSAFRPWSPAVSASDKELSPHLPALIRDSFYSYKSFETGVAPNVALAPPAQQKVVSSPPCATIVSRAPEPLATCIQPRKRKLAVDTPGATETQAPTVTPEDDKDSEAEVEVESREEFTSSLSSLSSPSFTSSSSAKDLSSPGVHGPPAPPTAPDTSAPTDTPSGGLEAELEHLRQALEGGLDTKEAKEKFLHEVVKMRVKQEEKLSAALQAKRSLHQELEFLRVAKKEKLREATEAKRNLRKEIERLRAENEKKMKEANEARLRLKRELEQARQIEDLQVKLQHAEADREQLRADLLREREAREHLEKVVKELQEQLWPRPRPEAAGSESATELDP